In the Magnetospira sp. QH-2 genome, one interval contains:
- a CDS encoding ABC transporter substrate-binding protein: MVTKLFTGKSIGGVVAGVAALGLAMVAQPTAKAADPIKVGTFLAVTGPASFLGDPELKTLELYIDEINKDGGVLGRPVKLFHYDTGGNPKKDQTAVKRLIHQDGVDVIVGGSTSGGTMAVRPVIEKAGVPFISLAGAVVIIDPVKKWTFKTPHTDQMACAKIYEDMKKRGLMKVGLISGTGGFGKSMRGQCKKLAPAYGIEIVADETYGGKDSDMTAQLTKIKNAPGVQAVLNADFGQGPAIVTKNYGQLGMTGLPMYQSHGVASKKYIELAGKAAEGVRLPAAALIVAEKLADDDPQKAVVMAYKTKYESATGSAVSTFGGHAYDGLMMALAAIQRAGSTDKEKVRDEIEKTHGFMGTAGVVNMTAKDHMGLNLSAFRMLEIRNGDWTIVD, encoded by the coding sequence TCACCAAGCTGTTCACCGGCAAGTCAATCGGCGGTGTCGTCGCGGGCGTCGCGGCCCTCGGTCTCGCAATGGTCGCCCAGCCGACCGCCAAGGCCGCCGACCCCATCAAGGTCGGCACCTTCCTGGCCGTTACCGGCCCGGCTTCGTTCCTCGGCGATCCAGAGCTCAAAACACTTGAACTCTATATCGACGAAATCAACAAGGACGGCGGCGTGCTGGGCCGTCCGGTGAAGCTGTTCCATTATGATACCGGCGGCAATCCCAAGAAGGATCAGACCGCGGTCAAGCGCCTGATCCACCAGGACGGCGTGGACGTGATCGTCGGCGGCTCCACCTCCGGCGGCACCATGGCCGTGCGTCCGGTGATCGAAAAGGCGGGCGTGCCGTTCATCTCCCTGGCCGGCGCGGTGGTGATCATCGATCCGGTGAAAAAGTGGACCTTCAAGACCCCGCATACCGACCAGATGGCCTGCGCCAAGATCTATGAAGACATGAAAAAGCGCGGCCTGATGAAAGTCGGCCTGATTTCCGGCACCGGCGGCTTCGGCAAATCCATGCGCGGTCAATGCAAGAAGCTGGCGCCGGCCTATGGCATCGAGATCGTCGCCGACGAGACCTACGGCGGCAAGGACTCCGACATGACCGCCCAGCTTACCAAGATCAAGAACGCCCCGGGCGTACAGGCGGTGCTCAACGCCGACTTCGGCCAGGGCCCGGCCATCGTGACCAAGAACTACGGCCAGCTGGGCATGACCGGCTTGCCCATGTACCAGTCCCACGGCGTCGCGTCGAAGAAGTACATCGAACTGGCGGGCAAGGCGGCGGAAGGCGTACGGCTTCCGGCGGCGGCCCTGATCGTGGCCGAGAAACTGGCCGACGACGATCCGCAGAAGGCGGTGGTGATGGCCTACAAGACCAAATACGAGAGCGCGACCGGATCCGCCGTTTCCACCTTCGGCGGTCATGCCTATGACGGATTGATGATGGCCCTGGCCGCCATTCAGCGGGCGGGCTCCACCGACAAGGAAAAGGTCCGCGATGAAATCGAAAAGACTCACGGCTTCATGGGCACCGCCGGTGTGGTCAACATGACCGCCAAGGATCACATGGGCCTGAACCTGTCGGCGTTCCGCATGTTGGAAATCCGTAACGGGGATTGGACCATCGTCGACTAA